CCGTCGCGGCCCCGCAGCAGCACCGTGACGACGCGGCCCCACGGCGTAACGCGGCCCGGAGCGACCTCGTCGAGGCCGGTGAGATCCGCGCCTCCGCGGCGGAGAGCGGCCTCGATCCCCGCCAGCGGCAGCATGGTGCTCCAGGCCACGCCGGGCGCGTCCAGCGCGTACGGATCCGGCACCCCCCGCAGGTATGGGTACAGCGTGCCCCACACGTTCTCGCTATCCTCGGTATGGCCGCCTGAGTTCGAGTGGTAGGCCGCGAAGATCGGCCGGCCGTCGTAGGTGAGGACGAGCCCACGGGTCGCGTCCACCGCCGCCGTCGCGGCCGGATCCTCGACCCCGGCGCCGAGGTAGACCTGCGCGTCCGTTGTCGCCGGAAGATCGAAGCCGGCATCCGCGGGCGAGGCGCCCTGGGCGGTTGGGTGCGCGACCATCCGCTGCACCGCGAGTGTGCGGGCGGCCACCGCCTGCGCGCGGACGGCCTCCGGCGGCCAGCGCGGGTCCACCTCGCCTTTGATCACCCCGTACAAATAGGACTCGAGGTCGAGGACGTTCACGACCGTGACCTGACCCGCGGGCGTGCGCCGCAGCTCGAGCGCCCCGCGATACGGGCGCCCGTCCGCCCGCAGCAGACCGTGTTGCGCCGTCAGACGGACGGCCGGACCCAAGGGGGTGCCGGAGAGATCGAGTCCGGCGCTGCCGCCGGCGGTCGCGATCCAGGCCGTGCCGCCCGGCGGCTGCGGCAGCACAACCGGTACAGGCGCCGTAAGCATCGACACCGACACATCTTCGGCGGTGACCGGACCGTCCGCGCTGATTTGGACCGAGGGACGATCGACCAGGATGCCGACGCGGATAACGAGCGATTCGGTCCCGCCCGCGGGCAGGAGGCCGGGCGAGGCCGCCGCCGCACAGCACCCCACGACGCCGGCGAGGGCGCCAGCCAGGATCACCCGGAGCGGCCGTCGCCGCCGCCCCCGCGGCCGGAGCGCGCCGTTCATCGCCTGGCGAAGAGGAGGTTGAGAAGCAGCGTGAGGATGAGACTCACGAGCACGCTGCCGAGGACCGGAACGTACAGCGTGAATCCCTTTCGCTGGATGTAGATGTCGCCGGGGAGCCGGGGCAGCATCCCCAGCAGCACAATCGCACCTCCCATAATGACGAGGAGGATGCCGAGTCCGATCAGCAGCCGGCCGATGGACGCGGGCGTCACGAGAACAGCGCCCCCTGGCCGCGCGGGGCCGGCCCATGGTCCGCCGACGCGGCGAGTCCCAGATGGTCGCAGGCCTGCGGTGTGACGCGCCGGCCCGACGGCGTTCTCGTCAGAAAGCCGATCTTCAGGAGGTAGGGCTCGATCATCTCGACGATGCTGTCGACCTCTTCGTTGAGCGTCGCCGCGAGCGCGTCCACGCCGACCGGGCCGCCGCCGTAGACCTGGACGACGGTGCGCAGCAGCTCGCGGTCCTGCGCGTCGAGCCCGATCGGATCCACGCCCTCGAACTCGAGCGCCTCCTTGGCGACCTCAAGCGTGATCGTGCCCTCGGCGCGGACCTGGGCGTAGTCGCGCACCCGGCGCAGCAGCCGGTTCGCGATCCGCGGCGTCCCGCGCGACCGGCGCGCGATCTCCTCCGCGCCGTCGTCGGCGACCGTGACGGCCAGGATGGACGCCGACCGGCGCACGACCTTGGCGAGGTCATCGACCGGATAGAAGTCGAGGTGCTGCGTGATGCCGAAGCGGTCGCGCAGCGGCGACGAGAGCAGGCCCGCGCGGGTCGTCGCGCCGACCAGCGTGAACGGCCGCAGCGTGTAGCGCAGCGTGCGCGCGTGCGCGCCCTTCTCGATCACGAAGTTGACGCAGAAATCCTCCATCGCGGGATAAAGAAACTCCTCGACCGTCCGCGGCAGCCGGTGGATCTCGTCGATGAACAGTACGTCGCCGGCGTCGAGGTTGGTGAGGATCCCCATGAGGTCGCCGCCCCGCTCGAGCGCGGGCCCCGAGGTGGTGACGATCTTCGTTTTCATCTCGGCGGCGATGACGTTGGCGAACGTCGTCTTGCCGAGGCCCGGCGGCCCGTGCAGCAGCACGTGATCGAGCGCTTCGCCCCTGTCGCGGGCCGCCCGGATGCTGATGGAAAGCCCCGTGATGACGCGGGCCTGTCCGATGCACTCCTCGAGACGCTTCGGCCGGAGGCTGCGGATGAACTGCTCGTCCTCGACGGCCCCCCGCTCGGGCGGCGGCTCGCCGCCCCCGCCCGCCGGCCCGATGGTGCGCTCCCGCGTCATGCGGGCGAGCCCGTCTTCGCGGACCGGTCCGATCCGCGCTCCACGCGGTAGACTTCCTGCAAGAGCGCTTCCGCGGACGCGATCGCGCCGTTCCGCCGCAGCGCGTCGGCCACCATGCGCCGGGCCTCGGCGGCGCGATAGCCGAGCTGCCGCGTCAGCACGTCGACGACTTCGTCCTGGAAGTCCGCAGGCGCGGCCTCAGGCTCCGCGGGCGCGTCCGTGCGGAGGAGCGCGTACTTGCCCATTTTCCCGTGCAGCGCCGCGACGATCTTCTCCGCGGTGCGCGCGCCGACGCCCGGCAGCTTCTGCAGAAAGCCGATATCCTTGCGCTCCACGGCGTCGGCCACCCGCTCGATCGGATGCGCCAGCGCCTTCATCGCCTTCGTCGGCCCGACGCCGTCGACGGTAATGAACCGCTCGAAGAACTCCTGCTCGACCTCGCGTAGAAATCCCACCAGCAGCGGACGCGGCTGGTTCGTGCTGACGTGGTACGAGATATGCAGCTCCACGGTCTCGTCGAGACGGTGCGGATCGGCGCGCAGCAGGTCGCGCAGGAACGCCGGGAGGTGGACCTCGTAGCCGACGCCGGCGCAGTCGATGACCAGCATCTCCTCGGTACGGCGCATCACCCGGCCGCGCAGCAGCGCGATCATGCCGGCGTCCTCAGCGGCACGCCGCGGCGGGAGAGCGCCACCAAGGCCAGCGCCAGCGCGTCGCCGACGTGGCTGACCGGCTCCCGGTCGAGAGTCAGCAGCGCGCGCACCATCCGCTGGATCTGGCGCTTGTCGGCGCGCCCGGAGGTGACGAGGGCGCGCTTCACCGCGGCCGGGGGAATCGTCTCCACGGGGATGCGCCGCTCAGAGGCGGCGACGCTGATCACGCCGCAGACATGGCCGATGAGAATGCCGGTGCGGGGAAAGGCGGGATGCGCGAAGACGTCTTCGAGCGCGATCGCGCCGGGCCGCCACTCCGCGAGGACTTCGCGGAGCCCGACGTAGAGCTCCGCCAGGCGCTCGCTCAGCGGCGCGCGGGGGTCGGTGCGGATCACCCCGGCCTCGGCGACGCGAAGCGCGGGCCCGGCCGTCTCGATCATACCGTAACCCGTCAGATGAAGTCCTGGATCGAGGCCGAGCATCCGCACAACGCCGCCGCGCCGAGGAGGCACAACGGCTCCGCGGCCCCCTGCCGGCCGGCGAGGCTGGGAAGCGAACACGAACCGGTGTTCGCCGGTGGCACCGGCCTTCCTGCGCGGGCTCGGCACGCCCGGCCGGCCTCCGGACGCCCCCATGACACGAAGCCCGCCCCGAGGGGTCAGCGAGCCGCGAAAACCGGCTTGATCCCCGCGATCCGAAGATAGATGGACAGTTGCCCGTTGTGGTAGAAGGTGTGCGGCACCGCAAACCCGACCACGACGCCCTGCGGCAGCTTGGCGCCCCACGGCGTCTCGACGATCTTGGCCGCTTCCTGATCCGTGAGCTTGGCCAATCCCGCGACGTAGCGCTCCCCACCCTGGCGGACCGCATCCAGGACCTGCGCCCTCGAGCGGAAGTTATCCGGCGGGAACGCGGTGACGCGCTCCCACACGGTCTTGCCGATGTTATCGCTAAACATGACCGACGTGTTCGCGAGGTGCAGTGCGATCTCGCGGAACGACCGGGTGTCCAAGCCCTCGGGCTTGTCGTCCAGGCGTCCCTCGGGCATCAACTCGACGTTCTGCTGAACGGCGGTCCAGATCGCGCGGAATCCTGGTTCGATCGTCTCCCGTACCCCCATAAGGGACACCCCCGTCTGTAATGGTCAGCCGACCTGCTGCAGTACCTCGTCCGGGATATCGAAATTGGCGTAGACGTGCTGCACGTCGTCGTGGTCCTCAAGCGCCTCCATGAGCCGCAGCACCTGCTGCGCCTCCTTGCCGCTCACCGGTACGGACGACTTCGGCACCATCGTGATCTCGGCCAGCGTCGGCTTCCAGCCGGCCTCCTCGAGCGCGCGCCGCACCTTCATAAAGTCCTCCGGCGCCGTCGTGATCTCGTACTCGCCGTCCGTCGTCTTGATGTCCTCCGCGTCGATCGCCCGCGTGATGACCTCGTCCTCCGACGCGACCGTGCGGGGCAGCGTGATGAGCCCCTTCTTCTCGAACATCCACGCGACCGACGCGCCCATCGCACCGCCGGCCTTGGTCAAGATGTTGCGGACCTCGGAGGCGGTGCGGTTCTTATTGTCCGTGGCGACCTGCACGAGGAGCGCGACGCCGGCGGGCCCCATGCCCTCGTAGGTCATCTCTTCGTACACGGCGCCGTCGCCGCCGCCCGCCCCACGCGCCACCGCCCGCTGAATATTGTCGTTCGGCATGCTCGCTTCGCGGGCGCGCTCGATCGCAGACCGGAGGCGCATGTTGTTGGCCGGGTCGCCGCCGCCGTCTTTCGCGGCGATGATGATCTCCCGCGCGAGCTTGCTGAAAATCTTGCCGCGCTGCTGGTCCACCTTGCCCTTCTTGATCTTGATGTTGTGCCACTTGGAATGTCCTGACACGGCGAGCCCCCTAAGGAACGACCCGCCCGGGCATCACGCCCGGGCCTGCTCCTACTACTATACTGGGGCGGCCCCGGACCGGCAAGCGGGTCGGCGCGCAGGACACGCCGTGACCCAACGACGAACGTGGGCGCATGCGTCCGCAGACCGCGGCCCCACGACATGCCGCGCCATAACCTCCCCGCGCAGCTAACCAGTTTCATCGGCCGGGAGCGCGAGATCGCGGAGGTCCGGCGATTTCTTTCGACGACCCGTCTGCTGACGCTCACCGGCGCGGGGGGCGCCGGCAAATCCCGCCTGGCGTTCCAAGTCGCGGCGGAGGCGCTCGACGACTTCGCCGACGGCGTGTGGACCGCGGAACTGGCGCCGATCGCCGACCCCACTCTCGTCGCCCAGGCCGTCGCGTCCGCGCTCGACGTGCCGGAGCAACCGGGGCGACCGTTGACCGACACGCTCGCGGATTACCTGCGGTCGAGATCCCTGCTGCTCGTCCTGGACAACTGCGAACATCTGCGGACGGCGTGCGCGGCGCTCGCGACGGCGCTGCTGCAGGGGTCGCCGGGTCTACGTATCCTCGCGACGAGCCGGGTGCCGCTCACCGTGCCCGGCGAGGTGCTCTGGCGGGTGCCGTCGCTCTCCGTGCCGGAGGCACGTCCGCGGTCGCCCGACGAGATTCGTCACTACGAAGCGGTGCGGCTCTTCGTGGAGCGCGCACGCGCCGTGCAGCCCGCGTTTGCCCTCACCTCGGATAACGCCCGCGCGGTCGCGGACGTGTGCCGCGAGCTCGACGGCATCCCGCTCGCGATCGAACTCGCCGCGGCGCGAACGCGGGTGCTGGCGGTCGGGCAGATCGCGGAGCGCCTGCACGACCGGTTTCGGCTGCTCACCGGCGGGAGCCCGTCCGCCCTGCCCCGCCACCAAACGCTGCAGGCGACGATGGACTGGAGCTACGGCCTCCTCGCGGCGCACGAACGGACTCTGCTGGGGCGGCTGTCGGTGTTTGCCGGGGGATGGTCGCTGGAGGCGGCGGAGGCAGTGTGCGCGGACGGCGGGCTCGAGCGGACCGAGGTCCTCGACGTACTGGCGCACCTGGTCGACAACTCGCTCGTCTTGGCGGATATGCCGCGCGACGAGACGCGGTACCGCCTCCTGGAAACAGTGCGACAGTACGCTCAGGCCCGGCTCGAGGACTCGGACGAGGCCGTAAGGGTCCGGCGGCGGCACCGCGACTGGTACCTCGGCCTGGCGGAACGAGCGGACGCGAGCGTGCGCGGTCCGGACGAAGAGACCTGGCTCGCGTTGGTGGAGACGGAACACGATAACCTTCGCGCGGCGATCGAGTGGACGAAGGCGCAGCGGGACGCGGAGGCGGAACTCCGGCTGGCCAGAGCGTTGGAATGGTTCTGGTATTTGCTCGGGCACTGGACGGAAGGCCGCGCACGGCTCGAAGAGGCGATCGAGAGAGGCGCGGCCGCGCCGCCCTCATACATGCCGAAGATTCTGGTAGGGGTAGTGCGTCTCGCGTACCGCATGGACGATCTCAGACGGGCCGAAGCGCTGTGCACACAAGGCTTGACACTGACGCGGCAACTCGACGACAAGTCCGGCACCGCGCAGTTTCTATTGTGGTCGGGGATTATCGCGGTCGCGGAAAATCGGCCCGCGGACGCTGTGCCGCGGGTGGAGGAAGCGCTGGCTGTGTGCCGGGCGATCGGAGACCGGTGGTGGGAACTGGAAGCGCTGGCGATGCTCGGCACCGTGGCGACGATGCGTGGCGACTATCCACGCGCCGGAGCGTGCCTCACGGAATGTCTCACCCTCAGCCGGGAAACCGGCAACGCCAACAACACGTCCTACGCCCTTCGCGGCCTGGGTGTCCTCGCGGTGCGGCGAGGCGACGCAGCGGGCGCGCTTGTGCACTATACGGAATGTCTGGACCTGTGCCGGCGGGTCAGGACGCCGGGCATCATCGCCGAGTGCTTCGAAGGCCTGGCCCGAACCGCGGCACTCCGCCGTGAGCACGAACGGGCCGCGGTACTGTTCGGCGCCGCCGACGCGTTGTTCCAGAGTCTCGGAGGCCGCCTGCCGTTGTGGGCCGACGAGTCCGAACACGACCGGCACGTGGCCGCGGCCCGGAGCAAAATGGGCCCGGCGGCGTTTGCCGCAGCAGACGGTCGAGGCCGGGCCATGACCGTCGACCAAGCACTCGAGTACGCGCTACCGCCGGCGCCGCCGGGGCGGACCCCCCGCGATGCCGAGGCGGAGACGCTGACGGCCCGGGAACGAGAAGTCGCATCCCTCGTCGCGCAGGGACTGACGAACCGCCAAGTAGCCGCCAGGCTCGTCGTTACCGAGCGCACCGCCGAAACCCACGTGCAGAATATCCTCAACAAGCTCGGCTTCACCTCCCGCGCACAGATTGCCGCCTGGGCGGTCGCGCAGGGGCTGCTCCCCACCGCCTGATCGGTACGGAGCGGCGTTCGCTCGCCAAAGATACGTACCGGATACGGGCTTTCCTCGATGATGGCCGCGCCGTCCCTTCCTATAGTGGGACACAAGCTCACAGACGACGAGGAGGGATGCGGCGATGCCGAGGTTTGTCGTCGAACGCGAGATCGCGGGGGCCGGCGATCTCTCGGCCCAGGATCTGCGGGCAATCTCGCAGCGGTCGTGCAGCGTGCTCAACGAAATGGGGCCCCAGATTCAGTGGGTGCAGAGCTATGTCACCGGCGACAAGATCTACTGCGTGTACCTCGCGCCGAACGAGGCGATGGTCCGCGAGCACGCCCGGAAAGGCGGGTTCCCGGCCAACCGCGTGGCGGAGGTGCGGACTGTTATCGATCCGACGACCGCAGAAGCGTAGGCGGGCCGGACCCGATCGACGGCGGCGCGCCGGCGGCTCTAATCGAAGAGAGGAGCGACTGATGCGAACGCAAGCGCTGAGAATGCTCGTGCTGAGCGTGGCGGTCGTTCTGGTGTGGAGCGCCGGCCTACCGGCGTTCACCGCCGAGCCCAAGCTCAACCAAGACGTGATCAGGAAACTTTCGGCCGCCCGGCTGGCGACCGCCAAGTACTCGACCGATCTCGCCCAGGCGAAGGCCGACGGCTACACGATCATCACACCGATGATTCCGAATATGGGCTACCACTTTCTGAACCCCAAGATCGCCGGGTTTGACGTCACGAAGCCCCCGATCCTCGTCTATGTGCGCAGGGGCGACGCCTGGCAACTCGTCGCGATCGAGTGGGTCTTCCCCAAGAAGCCGGCCGTACCGCCGCTCCAAGGCGCCACGTACGGTTCCTTCGGCGCCGCGTGCCACTACGCCGACGGGTCCTTCCTGCCCTCGTTTTCCGAGGCGATGTGCGCGAAGAAGCACCCGCAAACCGGTGCGGCCTTCGGCTTCTGGCACCCGCCGCTGGTGACGTTCCACGTCTGGCTCTGGTACCCGAATCCGAATGGGGTGTTCGGCGAGTACAATCCGCTGCTCACCCCGTTCAACAATGACTGACGCGAGGCGGGGAGGGCGCCGACGCCCTCCCTTCTCTCCCGCACGGCGCATTGCTTGGCCGCTTGTCCTCGGCGCCCTGCTGCTGCCCGTCCCGGTGGGCGGGGCGCAGCCGGCCGTCGTCAGCGTCACGATGCGGGAGTTCATGTTCCAACCGACCACCATCCGGCTCGCCGCGGGCCAACCCGTGCGGCTCGTCCTCCTGAACCGGGGGCAGCTCGCCCACCAGTTCGAGACAGCCTACCTTCACGCGGTCCCCGTGCGGGTCGCGGGCGACGTGCTGTCCGTCGAGGCCGCCGGGCTCGACGTCACGCGCCTCAACCCGGACGGAACAGCGCGGCTGGAATTCATCCCCCAGCACCGGGGCCGCTACGTGTTTGCCTGCACGATCGAGGGACACCGGGAGGCCGGGATGACCGGCGCGCTGGACGTGCGATGACCGGGGCGGCGCAGGGACGATCGGTTCGCGAGGGTGGCCGCGGGCCTTACTTGATGTGCACGGACACCGTGGCGGTGCCGGATGTCGCGACGCCGTCCGGACCGGCCGTCGCGGCCGCGGTGATCACGAGCGTTCCGCCGGACGGACGCAGCCACGGGTTGACCTGATAGGAGAACGTGCCCGACTGATCGGTCCGGATGTAGACGTCCGCGGCCTGCACCTTGAGCGCGCCGCTCTCGCTCGTCACCGTGATGTGCACGAGCGTCCCCGGCGGCGAGGCGCCGGTAATCGTCAGCGGCAGCTCGACGTCGCTGCCGTGACGCGGCGCCGTAATCACCACCGGCAGCGTGGCATGGTCGCGGCCGGCGGACGGGATCGTTTGGGGAGGGCCGCCCGGCGCTCCGGTCACGACCGCGGGAACGGCGGGCACAGGCGCCGGTGCCCCCGCCGACGCAGGCGAGCCTGAAGGCCCGGGCGGCACGGGCGAACCTGAAGGCCCGGGCGGCGCCGCCGGTTGGTCCGGCGACGGCGTCACCGGCGCGGCGCCGCCTTCGGGCTGCGTACCGCGGATGAACACCTCCGGACGATTGGTGCAGCCCGCGGCCGATGTGTCCGTGGCGCAGACCGTCGCCTGCACGACGCCGTCGGGCGACGTCCAGTCGTCCTTGCCGATCAGCGGCAGGATCTGCTTCATGAACGCCGCCCACGTCCGCGCGGGGAGACTGCCGCCCGTGACCTTGTTCATCGGCGAATCGTCGTCGTTGCCCACCCAGACCCCGGCGACGATCGAGGGCGTAAACCCGATGAACCAGGCGTTGCGGTAATCGTCCGCGGTGCCGGTCTTGCCGGCCTCGGGAATGCCGATCTGGGCCGCGGTGCCGGTGCCGCGCTGGACCACGCCCTTCAGCAAGTCGGTCATTACGTAGGCGACCTCGGGGCTCAGCACGACGTGCCGGTCGGCGACGTGCTCCTCGAGCACCTTCCCGTGGTAGTCCGTCACGCGCGTGACGGCGACCGGCGCCGCGCGCACGCCGCCGTTCGCGAACACGCCGTAGGCCGAGGCCAGCTCGAGCAGCGTCACGTCCGAGGAGCCGAGCGTCAGAGAGAGGTTTGCCTGCAGCGGACTGTCGATGCCCATCCGATGCGCCAGGTCGACGATCGCGCGCGGGCCCACTTCCTCCTCGAGCCGGATCGACGCGACGTTGATCGAGTTCTCGAGCGCGTAGCGCGCCGTGATGGAGCCGTGCCACTTCTTGTCGTAGTTTTCCGGCTTCCAGACGCTGCCGTCCGGCATCGGAAACTCGATCGGCGCATCGAGCAGCATCCGCGTCGGCGGAATGCCGCGCATCACGGCGACGGTGTAGGTGAACGGCTTGAACGCCGACCCCGGCTGCCGGTGCGCCTGCCACGCGCGGTTGAACTGACTGGTTCGGAAGTCATATCCGCCGATCATCGCCCGCACGTACCCGGTCCGCGGGTCGATCGCGACCATCGCGCCCTGCTGCGCCTGGAGATGATCGCGCTTCGCCTCGTCGATCGCGCGGCGGACCGCCTGCTCCGCGGCCGCCTGCATATGGAGATCGAGCGTGGTATAAACGCGCAGCCCGCCCTTGTAGAGCATCTCCTCGCCGTAGCGCTGGAGGAGACCCGGCAGAATGTAGCTCACGAAGTACGGCGCGCGAATGCCGACAAGCCCGGCGTTGGATTTCGCGGCGAGGTGCAGCGCGGCGTGCTCCGCCGCGCGCATCTGCGTCGGGGTGATGTCCCCCTGCTCCGTCATCCTCACCAATACCTCGCCCATCCGGGTGCGGGCGCGGTCGAGGTGCTCGTAGGGCGAATAGTAGGACGGGGCGCGGATGAGGCCCGCCAGCATCGCGCTTTCCGGCAGCGAGAGCGCGTCGGCGGGCTTCCCGAAGTACACCTCCGCGGCCGTCTCGACGCCGTAGGCGCCCTGGCCGAAGTACACCTGGTTGAGGTAGCGCTCCAGGATCTCGTCCTTGGTGAGCCGCCGCTCGATCTGCACGGCGAGCAGGATCTCCGCGATCTTGCGGGTGAGCGACTTCTCGCTCGTGAGGAACATGTTGCGGGCCAGCTGCTGCGTGATCGTGCTGCCGCCCTCGGCGTACCCGCGGTCGTGAAGGTTGCGTAGACCCGCCCGGACCACGCCGCGCAGCGAGAAGCCGCGGTGCCGGTAGAAGTCCGCGTCTTCCGTGTCGATGACGGCGCGCTGGAAGTTGTTCGCGACGTGTGACAGCGGGATGCTGTCGCGGTTCTCGCGGTACAGGCTGGCGATGATCTGCCCGTCCGACGAGTAGATCCGGGTGGCTTCGCTCGGCAGATCGTAGAGGGCGTCGACCGACGGAAGGTGCGTGCTGATCGCGGCCGCCGCGCCGAAAAGCAGCCCGGCGCCGACGAGGACGACGGCGGTGCCGGCAAGAGCCAGGGTGAGCGCGGCCTGACGGACGATCCGCCACTGCCGCGGCGTCAGGCGCCACCCCCGCGCGTGCGCGGCGGTGGATCGCCGGACCGAATTCGGCCCTCGCGGTCTCCCCATCAGCGGCCTCTCTTTGCGTCGATGCTGTCGGCTGCGATTGGTACAACGGTGGCCCGGAAGGCGATCCCTCCCGGGCCGAGCCAGACGCCGCTCGTCATCCGACCTTCAATGAATATACCCCACTATACCTTCTCGGGGACGACCGGGCAACTGCCCGCCGCCGCCCGCGATTGTGAACGTCCGGCCGGCGCGTTGACGCTCCGGGGGGCCGATGCTACGATGAGCGCGCGATGACGTCCTCTGCCGACGGAACGCCCGAGGCCGCCCCCCCAGCCGGCGGACCGGCCGCCGGCGACCACGAAATCAAGGCCGCCCGGACCAGCACGACCCGCCGCCGGGTGATCCAGGCCCGCGAGGACTCCGCGCAGACCCGCACCGACGTGCTGGCGGTGGAAGAGCCCCTCGAGATCCGTCTCTATCCCCCGGACGGCGGACCCTTCACCCGGATCTCGGTTACGATGCGTACGCCGGGGCACGACTTCGAGCTCGCCGCCGGATTCCTGTACACGGAGGGCGTGCTGCGGACGCCCGACGACGTCCGCACCATCAGCTACTGCACCGATCCATCCCTCGACGGAAGCCAGCAGTACAACATCGTCAACGTGGCGCTGCGCCCGGACGCGGCGTACGATCCCGAGCGGCTCCGCCGCAACTTCTACACCACGTCGAGTTGCGGCGTCTGCGGCAAGGCCTCGATCGAGGCGATTCACGTGCGCGGCATCGGCGCCGTGACCGGCGACGGCCTCACGATCGACGACGAGATCCTGGCCCGGCTCGGAGACGCCCTGCGGGAGGCGCAGACGCTGTTCGCCAAGACGGGCGGCCTCCACGCGGCGGGCTTGTTCGACCGGAACGGCCGCCTGCTCGTCCTGCGGGAGGACGTCGGCCGGCACAACGCGGTGGACAAGGTGGTGGGGCATGCGTTCCTGGCACGGCGGCTGCCGCTCCGGGCGCACATCGTCATGGTGAGCGGCCGGGCCAGTTTCGAGATCGTCCAGAAGGCCGCGGCCGCCGGGGTTCCCATCGTCGCGGCCGTCTCCGCGCCCTCGAGTCTCGCCTGCGATACGGCCGACGCGTTCGGGATGACGCTGCTCGGCTTCGTCCGCGGTCCGCGGTTCACCGTGTACACCGGCGCGCAGCGCGTCCGCCTCCGCGGACGCGCCTCCGCCGCCGACACGGAATAGCGTTCGGCCGTCTCACAACCCGAGCATCGCCGCCAGCCGCATCAAGCCCCACCCGAGCCCGAAGCACGCGGGCAGCGTCAGCACCCATGCGGTCACGATGTTTCTGGCCACGCTCCACCGCACCCAGCGCATGCCTTTGGACGCCCCGACGCCCAGGATCGCCCCGTTGATCGCGTGCGTCGTGCTGATCGGGATGCCGAGCCGCGTGGCGATTTCGATCGTGGTCGCCGCCGCCGTCTCGGCGGCGAACCCGTCGATGGGATGCAGCTTGGTGAGCCGGAATCCCATCGTCTTGACGATGCGCCAGCCGCCGGCCGCCGTGCCCGCGCCCATGGCGCACGCGCAGACCACCATCACCCACACCGGAACGTAGAACGCGGGGCCGAGCGCGCCGTACGCGAAGAGCGCGAGCGCCATGATCCCCATCGTCTTCTGCCCGTCGTTGCCGCCGTGGCTGAACGCCATGTACATCGACGACAAGAGCTGCAGCCGGCCGAATACCCGCGTGACGCGCGCCGGCGGGTTGCGATAGAACAGCCAGTACAATCCGACGATGATGGCGCCGGCGGCGAGCAGCGCGATGAGGGGCGAGTAGCCGATCCCGATGCCCACCTTCACGACGCCGGACACCAGGACCGCTTTGAAGCCGCCGGTGGCCACGCCGGCGCCGAGGACGCCGAACAGCAGCGCGTGGCTCGAGCTCGTCGGCATGCCGAGGTACCAGGTGAAGAAGTCCCAGCCGATGCCGGCGACCAACCCGGCCGCGATCGTGGTCTGGGTGACGACGTGCGGGTCGACGAGGCCCTTGCCGACGGTCGTCGCCACGGCCGTGCCGGTCACGGCGCCGGCGAAATTGAGGACACCCGCCATGACGACCGCCTGGGCGGGCCGCAGAACCCGCGTGGCCACCGCGGTCGCAATCGCGTTCGCGGCGTCGTGGAAGCCGTTCACGAACTCGAAGACGAGACCGAGCGCGAGCACCGACGCCAGCAGCACGAAATGTGTGTTCACGTCGCGTACCGGTTGCATCCGGTCGCGCGCGATCCCTCCGCGCCCGGGACCGCCTTCGCCGGCGGGGCGGCCGGTCCGGGGATACGGGACCTCCCGGCGCAAAAAAGGAGTATACAGTTAATGGTTCAATATTCCGTAACCACGCGTCCGGCCACCGCGGCCGTCGCGGGAGCGCAATGGAATCGGAACGCCACACGGGAACAT
The window above is part of the bacterium genome. Proteins encoded here:
- a CDS encoding LuxR C-terminal-related transcriptional regulator encodes the protein MPRHNLPAQLTSFIGREREIAEVRRFLSTTRLLTLTGAGGAGKSRLAFQVAAEALDDFADGVWTAELAPIADPTLVAQAVASALDVPEQPGRPLTDTLADYLRSRSLLLVLDNCEHLRTACAALATALLQGSPGLRILATSRVPLTVPGEVLWRVPSLSVPEARPRSPDEIRHYEAVRLFVERARAVQPAFALTSDNARAVADVCRELDGIPLAIELAAARTRVLAVGQIAERLHDRFRLLTGGSPSALPRHQTLQATMDWSYGLLAAHERTLLGRLSVFAGGWSLEAAEAVCADGGLERTEVLDVLAHLVDNSLVLADMPRDETRYRLLETVRQYAQARLEDSDEAVRVRRRHRDWYLGLAERADASVRGPDEETWLALVETEHDNLRAAIEWTKAQRDAEAELRLARALEWFWYLLGHWTEGRARLEEAIERGAAAPPSYMPKILVGVVRLAYRMDDLRRAEALCTQGLTLTRQLDDKSGTAQFLLWSGIIAVAENRPADAVPRVEEALAVCRAIGDRWWELEALAMLGTVATMRGDYPRAGACLTECLTLSRETGNANNTSYALRGLGVLAVRRGDAAGALVHYTECLDLCRRVRTPGIIAECFEGLARTAALRREHERAAVLFGAADALFQSLGGRLPLWADESEHDRHVAAARSKMGPAAFAAADGRGRAMTVDQALEYALPPAPPGRTPRDAEAETLTAREREVASLVAQGLTNRQVAARLVVTERTAETHVQNILNKLGFTSRAQIAAWAVAQGLLPTA
- a CDS encoding DUF4242 domain-containing protein; translation: MPRFVVEREIAGAGDLSAQDLRAISQRSCSVLNEMGPQIQWVQSYVTGDKIYCVYLAPNEAMVREHARKGGFPANRVAEVRTVIDPTTAEA
- a CDS encoding cupredoxin domain-containing protein — its product is MGGAQPAVVSVTMREFMFQPTTIRLAAGQPVRLVLLNRGQLAHQFETAYLHAVPVRVAGDVLSVEAAGLDVTRLNPDGTARLEFIPQHRGRYVFACTIEGHREAGMTGALDVR
- a CDS encoding PBP1A family penicillin-binding protein, which codes for MGRPRGPNSVRRSTAAHARGWRLTPRQWRIVRQAALTLALAGTAVVLVGAGLLFGAAAAISTHLPSVDALYDLPSEATRIYSSDGQIIASLYRENRDSIPLSHVANNFQRAVIDTEDADFYRHRGFSLRGVVRAGLRNLHDRGYAEGGSTITQQLARNMFLTSEKSLTRKIAEILLAVQIERRLTKDEILERYLNQVYFGQGAYGVETAAEVYFGKPADALSLPESAMLAGLIRAPSYYSPYEHLDRARTRMGEVLVRMTEQGDITPTQMRAAEHAALHLAAKSNAGLVGIRAPYFVSYILPGLLQRYGEEMLYKGGLRVYTTLDLHMQAAAEQAVRRAIDEAKRDHLQAQQGAMVAIDPRTGYVRAMIGGYDFRTSQFNRAWQAHRQPGSAFKPFTYTVAVMRGIPPTRMLLDAPIEFPMPDGSVWKPENYDKKWHGSITARYALENSINVASIRLEEEVGPRAIVDLAHRMGIDSPLQANLSLTLGSSDVTLLELASAYGVFANGGVRAAPVAVTRVTDYHGKVLEEHVADRHVVLSPEVAYVMTDLLKGVVQRGTGTAAQIGIPEAGKTGTADDYRNAWFIGFTPSIVAGVWVGNDDDSPMNKVTGGSLPARTWAAFMKQILPLIGKDDWTSPDGVVQATVCATDTSAAGCTNRPEVFIRGTQPEGGAAPVTPSPDQPAAPPGPSGSPVPPGPSGSPASAGAPAPVPAVPAVVTGAPGGPPQTIPSAGRDHATLPVVITAPRHGSDVELPLTITGASPPGTLVHITVTSESGALKVQAADVYIRTDQSGTFSYQVNPWLRPSGGTLVITAAATAGPDGVATSGTATVSVHIK
- the fdhD gene encoding formate dehydrogenase accessory sulfurtransferase FdhD, whose protein sequence is MTSSADGTPEAAPPAGGPAAGDHEIKAARTSTTRRRVIQAREDSAQTRTDVLAVEEPLEIRLYPPDGGPFTRISVTMRTPGHDFELAAGFLYTEGVLRTPDDVRTISYCTDPSLDGSQQYNIVNVALRPDAAYDPERLRRNFYTTSSCGVCGKASIEAIHVRGIGAVTGDGLTIDDEILARLGDALREAQTLFAKTGGLHAAGLFDRNGRLLVLREDVGRHNAVDKVVGHAFLARRLPLRAHIVMVSGRASFEIVQKAAAAGVPIVAAVSAPSSLACDTADAFGMTLLGFVRGPRFTVYTGAQRVRLRGRASAADTE